A region of Magnetospirillum sp. WYHS-4 DNA encodes the following proteins:
- the prfB gene encoding peptide chain release factor 2 (programmed frameshift) produces MRAEVETMAQDIKQSLELLRGHLDYDRARDKLKELNARAESPDLWNDPEAAQTVMRERTRLENAIRTIDGLRQGLDDNLGFIELGEAEGDAEVIAEAEAAIASLHVQAQKAELQTLLSGEADSNDCYLEVHAGAGGTEAQDWAEMLLRMYVRWSERRGYKVEWIEESPGEEAGLKSATVRITGPDAYGWLKTESGVHRLVRISPYDASARRHTSFSSTWIYPVVDDNIEIDIQEKDLRIDTYRASGAGGQHVNRTDSAVRITHIPTGVVVQCQNDRSQHKNRAAAMKMLKARLYERELQKREAQVQAEHDSKTDIGWGHQIRSYVLQPYQMVKDLRTGVETSNTGAVLDGDIDDFMAAALAQRVKGGGKSQVADID; encoded by the exons ATGCGCGCCGAAGTCGAAACCATGGCTCAGGACATCAAGCAGTCGCTGGAACTGCTGAGGGGGCATCTT GACTACGATCGCGCCCGTGACAAACTCAAGGAACTGAACGCCCGCGCCGAGAGCCCCGACCTCTGGAACGATCCCGAGGCCGCCCAGACGGTGATGCGCGAACGCACCCGCCTGGAAAACGCCATCCGGACCATCGACGGTCTGCGGCAGGGATTGGACGACAATCTGGGATTCATCGAACTGGGGGAGGCGGAGGGCGACGCCGAAGTGATCGCCGAGGCCGAAGCCGCCATCGCCAGTCTGCATGTCCAAGCCCAGAAGGCGGAGTTGCAGACATTGCTGTCCGGCGAGGCCGACAGCAACGACTGCTACCTGGAAGTCCATGCCGGAGCCGGCGGCACCGAGGCCCAGGACTGGGCCGAGATGCTGCTGCGCATGTACGTCCGCTGGTCCGAAAGGCGCGGCTACAAGGTGGAATGGATCGAGGAAAGCCCAGGCGAGGAGGCGGGACTCAAGTCGGCGACCGTTCGCATCACCGGCCCCGACGCCTATGGATGGCTGAAGACCGAAAGCGGCGTCCATCGCCTGGTGCGCATTTCGCCCTACGACGCCAGCGCCCGCCGCCACACCAGTTTCTCGTCCACCTGGATCTACCCGGTGGTCGACGACAACATCGAGATCGATATCCAGGAAAAGGACCTGCGCATCGACACCTATCGCGCCTCGGGCGCCGGCGGCCAGCACGTAAACCGAACCGACAGCGCGGTCCGCATCACCCACATCCCGACCGGCGTGGTGGTCCAGTGCCAGAACGACCGCTCCCAGCACAAGAACCGGGCGGCAGCCATGAAGATGCTGAAGGCCCGCCTCTACGAACGGGAACTGCAGAAGCGCGAGGCCCAGGTCCAGGCCGAACACGATTCCAAGACCGATATCGGCTGGGGTCACCAGATCCGGTCTTATGTCCTGCAGCCCTACCAGATGGTCAAGGACCTGCGGACCGGCGTGGAAACCAGCAACACCGGCGCCGTGCTCGATGGCGACATCGACGATTTCATGGCAGCGGCGCTCGCCCAGCGCGTCAAGGGCGGCGGCAAGTCCCAGGTCGCCGATATCGACTGA
- a CDS encoding HAMP domain-containing protein — translation MIRADDLTLARLVSPADRLRLHGLALVAPLFLAVYGKLVCPFIDGIAPAMLAFGLGVVTVFHLALRELLFRRVPYRQGEATPARFGFRLSVIAWLAAGVVAVVVHALLYPDFPWASHLKLITGYGALGAGLLAQLEYGALERAMRRAGIALSPVRPERMAHRLLEKFLVFTGVPALTVTMMVGRYIGEGFIGIGVGIEVVFLVVLFLLAAQAVAWNYGTTLGEDTRGLVAGLDGIAAGRFDVRLDASRADELGQVAQGINGMAEGLALRERIRDAFGRFVSPEVAESVIRDNAASGKAISLGGGRRDLTILMADLRDFTPLSETLAPEALTDTLNLFFTEMVAAIQEQGGMVDKFMGDAVMAVFGLVPERGCPARSAVAAGLGMLQRLDGLNRQRAARGEPPLRVGIGIHRGEVVAGYLGSLDRLEFTVIGHAVNLAQRIESEARGDRPPLLFSAEVAERIEGTLPLRLVGKVSLKGIEHPVELFTIDIKT, via the coding sequence ATGATCCGCGCTGACGATTTGACCCTTGCTCGCTTGGTGAGTCCGGCCGACCGTCTCCGGCTGCATGGGCTGGCCCTGGTCGCCCCCCTGTTCCTGGCGGTCTACGGCAAGCTGGTCTGCCCCTTCATCGACGGCATCGCCCCCGCCATGCTGGCTTTCGGACTGGGTGTCGTCACCGTCTTCCATCTCGCTCTCCGCGAGCTGCTGTTCCGCCGGGTCCCCTACCGGCAAGGCGAGGCGACGCCGGCCCGCTTCGGTTTCCGCTTGTCGGTGATCGCCTGGCTGGCGGCAGGGGTAGTGGCGGTTGTCGTGCACGCCCTGCTTTATCCCGACTTTCCCTGGGCCAGCCATCTGAAGCTGATTACCGGCTACGGTGCCCTGGGAGCCGGCCTGTTGGCGCAACTGGAATACGGGGCGCTGGAGCGGGCGATGCGCCGCGCCGGCATCGCGCTGTCCCCGGTCCGGCCGGAACGGATGGCGCACCGGCTCTTGGAGAAGTTCCTGGTCTTCACCGGCGTGCCGGCCCTCACGGTCACCATGATGGTGGGCCGCTATATCGGCGAGGGCTTCATCGGCATCGGGGTGGGCATCGAGGTGGTCTTCCTGGTGGTCCTGTTCCTGCTGGCGGCGCAGGCCGTGGCCTGGAACTACGGCACGACTCTGGGGGAGGATACCCGGGGTCTCGTCGCCGGTTTGGACGGCATCGCCGCCGGCCGCTTCGACGTCCGCCTGGACGCCAGCCGCGCCGACGAACTGGGCCAGGTGGCCCAAGGCATCAACGGCATGGCGGAAGGCCTGGCGTTGCGCGAACGCATCCGCGACGCCTTCGGCCGCTTCGTCTCGCCCGAGGTGGCGGAAAGCGTGATCCGCGACAACGCGGCTTCGGGCAAGGCCATATCCCTGGGCGGCGGGCGCCGCGACCTGACCATCCTGATGGCCGATCTGCGCGACTTCACGCCGCTGAGCGAGACCCTGGCACCCGAAGCCCTCACCGACACCCTGAACCTCTTCTTCACCGAGATGGTGGCGGCCATCCAGGAACAGGGCGGCATGGTGGACAAGTTCATGGGCGATGCCGTGATGGCCGTCTTCGGCTTGGTGCCCGAACGAGGATGCCCGGCCCGGTCCGCCGTCGCCGCCGGGCTCGGCATGCTGCAGCGCCTGGACGGCCTGAACCGCCAACGGGCGGCGCGCGGCGAACCGCCCTTGCGCGTCGGCATCGGCATCCACCGGGGCGAGGTGGTGGCCGGCTACCTGGGCAGCCTGGACCGCCTGGAATTCACCGTCATCGGCCACGCCGTCAACTTGGCTCAACGCATCGAGTCGGAAGCGCGCGGCGACCGGCCGCCCCTTCTGTTCAGCGCCGAGGTGGCCGAACGCATCGAGGGGACCTTGCCACTTCGCCTCGTCGGCAAGGTCAGCCTGAAGGGCATCGAACACCCAGTCGAACTCTTCACCATCGACATCAAGACTTAG
- a CDS encoding nucleoside:proton symporter, with amino-acid sequence MQGVLGLAALVAVAWAMGEDRRSNSWRTVAVGLGLQIGLALLLLKLSFFREVFLWLGGAVTALQDATRAGTSFAFGYMGGGPLPFEEKVPGAGFVLAFQALPLILVMSALSALLFHWKVLPAVVKAFAWLLRRSMGVGGAVGVSAAANVFVGMVEAPLFVRPYLARLGRGEMFMVMTCGMATIAGTVMVLYASFIAPVLPGALGHLLIASIINVPAALMVSRLMVPDQGTATAADDLAPTDPAGSAMEAVTRGTMDGISLLINVTAMLIVLVALVHLANQILGLAPDVLGAPLTLQRLLGWIMAPVVWLMGVPWAEAHAAGSLMGTKTVLNEFIAYLDFAKLPPDALSEKSRLILAYALCGFANFGSLGIMIGGMGTMVPERRAEIVSLGFKAIVSGTLATCLSGTVVGLLS; translated from the coding sequence ATGCAGGGCGTTCTGGGGCTGGCGGCGCTGGTGGCGGTGGCTTGGGCGATGGGCGAGGACCGCCGAAGCAATTCCTGGCGCACCGTGGCGGTTGGGCTCGGCCTGCAAATCGGTTTGGCGCTGCTGTTGCTCAAGCTTTCCTTCTTTCGCGAGGTCTTCCTCTGGCTGGGCGGGGCGGTGACCGCCCTGCAGGATGCCACCAGGGCCGGCACCTCGTTCGCCTTCGGCTACATGGGCGGCGGTCCGTTGCCCTTCGAGGAGAAGGTCCCCGGCGCCGGATTCGTGCTGGCCTTTCAGGCCCTGCCGCTGATCCTGGTGATGAGCGCCCTATCGGCCCTGCTGTTCCACTGGAAGGTTCTGCCCGCCGTGGTCAAGGCGTTCGCCTGGCTGCTGCGCCGGTCCATGGGGGTCGGCGGCGCGGTGGGGGTGAGCGCGGCGGCCAACGTCTTCGTCGGCATGGTGGAAGCGCCGCTGTTCGTTCGCCCCTACCTGGCCCGCCTGGGCCGCGGCGAGATGTTCATGGTCATGACCTGCGGCATGGCGACCATCGCCGGAACGGTGATGGTGCTCTATGCCAGTTTCATCGCCCCGGTGCTGCCGGGCGCGTTGGGGCACCTGCTGATCGCCTCGATCATCAACGTGCCGGCGGCGCTCATGGTGTCGCGCCTGATGGTGCCCGACCAAGGGACGGCCACGGCGGCCGACGACTTGGCGCCGACCGATCCGGCCGGCAGCGCCATGGAAGCCGTGACGCGGGGCACCATGGACGGCATCTCGCTGCTTATCAACGTCACCGCCATGCTGATCGTGCTGGTGGCCCTGGTCCATCTCGCCAACCAGATCCTGGGCCTGGCGCCCGACGTCCTGGGCGCCCCGCTCACCTTGCAGCGCCTGCTGGGCTGGATCATGGCGCCGGTGGTCTGGCTGATGGGCGTGCCTTGGGCGGAAGCCCATGCCGCCGGCTCCCTGATGGGCACCAAAACGGTGCTGAACGAATTCATCGCCTACCTGGACTTCGCCAAGCTGCCCCCCGACGCCCTGTCGGAGAAATCCCGCCTGATCCTGGCCTACGCCCTTTGCGGTTTCGCCAACTTCGGCAGCCTGGGCATCATGATCGGCGGCATGGGTACCATGGTGCCGGAACGTCGCGCCGAGATCGTCTCCCTGGGTTTCAAGGCGATCGTTTCGGGGACTCTCGCCACCTGTCTGTCGGGGACCGTGGTCGGCCTGCTTTCGTGA
- a CDS encoding CBS domain-containing protein — protein sequence MLAKTLVEGRDRAVVTTTPDTTATAAARLLHDRRIGALVVVDGSGAIVGILSERDVARGAALHGGGALDTLPVSALMSPKVTLCNPTDSVEKLMAVMTGLRIRHLPMVEDGKLVGMVSIGDVVKAALEDAAAEAQQLRDYIAT from the coding sequence ATGCTCGCCAAGACCCTCGTCGAAGGGCGTGATCGCGCCGTGGTCACCACCACGCCGGACACCACGGCCACCGCCGCCGCCCGGCTGCTGCACGACCGGCGCATCGGCGCTCTGGTGGTGGTGGACGGCAGCGGCGCCATCGTCGGCATCCTGTCGGAACGCGACGTGGCCCGCGGCGCCGCCCTGCACGGCGGCGGCGCCCTTGATACCCTGCCCGTTTCCGCCCTCATGAGCCCCAAGGTGACGCTCTGCAACCCGACCGACTCCGTCGAGAAGCTGATGGCGGTGATGACGGGCCTGCGCATCCGTCACCTGCCCATGGTCGAAGACGGCAAGCTGGTCGGCATGGTCTCCATCGGCGACGTCGTCAAGGCGGCGCTGGAAGATGCCGCCGCCGAGGCCCAGCAGTTGCGCGACTACATCGCCACCTGA
- a CDS encoding protein phosphatase CheZ: MAIDHSKRPFRAELRRQQEAGAGAAVPGGPPLDDAAARARHDELMSAIHQLRADLTSRDAVAPTVLEEYKKEVFETASLKHQLQEVSEAILTTKKEIAKLHPLDRSNDRIAAMTDELDAVVDATEGATEVILAASEKIEALTESIRVHASSDDERNAVEDITDQILKIFEACNFQDLTGQRITRVVNTLRFVEERIDTMISALGGEKEIAQVVPEAQAKEGDARLLHGPQSGENRISQSEIDSLFD, encoded by the coding sequence GTGGCCATCGACCATTCGAAGCGACCGTTCCGGGCGGAGCTCCGGCGGCAGCAGGAAGCCGGGGCGGGGGCGGCGGTTCCGGGTGGGCCGCCCCTCGACGACGCCGCGGCCAGGGCGCGCCATGACGAACTGATGTCGGCCATTCACCAATTGCGCGCCGACCTGACGTCGCGCGACGCGGTGGCCCCGACGGTGCTGGAGGAATACAAGAAGGAGGTCTTCGAGACGGCCAGCTTGAAGCACCAGCTCCAGGAGGTTTCCGAGGCGATCCTGACCACCAAGAAGGAAATCGCCAAGCTCCACCCCTTGGACCGCAGCAACGATCGCATCGCGGCCATGACCGACGAACTCGATGCCGTGGTGGACGCCACCGAGGGGGCCACCGAGGTCATCCTGGCGGCCAGCGAAAAGATCGAGGCCCTGACCGAGAGCATCCGGGTCCACGCCTCCAGCGATGACGAACGCAATGCGGTCGAGGACATTACGGACCAGATCCTGAAGATCTTCGAGGCTTGCAACTTCCAGGACCTTACCGGCCAGCGCATCACCCGTGTGGTGAACACGCTTCGATTCGTCGAAGAACGCATCGATACCATGATCTCCGCTCTGGGCGGAGAGAAGGAAATCGCCCAGGTGGTTCCCGAGGCCCAGGCCAAGGAAGGTGATGCGCGCCTGCTGCACGGGCCGCAGTCGGGCGAGAACCGCATCTCGCAATCGGAGATCGACTCCCTGTTCGATTGA
- a CDS encoding fumarate hydratase translates to MTRFVHHETFPLGEDATPYRLVTSDFVGTGHFEGSRILKVDPAALTRLAAEAMRDSAHLLRPGHLAQLRAILDDGEASPNDRFVALDLLKNACISAGGVLPMCQDTGTAIVMAKKGQAVWTGGDDEAALAEGVLKTYAESNLRYSQVAPLDMFKEVNTGTNLPAQVDIYATDGDEYHFLFMAKGGGSANKTFLFQQTKALLNPDSLVKFLDANLRSIGTAACPPYHLAIVIGGTSAEANLKTVKLASARFLDPLPTRGNEYGQAFRDLEWEARILEMSRRLGIGAQFGGKYFCHDVRVIRLARHGASCPVGIGVSCAADRQVLGKITADGVFLEQLETNPARFLPEVEDQHLSDGVVRLDLNRPMAEIRKTLSQYPIKTRLSLTGPMIVARDIAHAKLKERLDRGEGLPQYFKDMAVYYAGPAKTPEGYVSGSFGPTTAGRMDSYVDEFQAAGGSFVMVAKGNRSPAVTEACRKHGGFYLGSIGGPGARLAQDCIKKVECIEYPELGMEAIWRIDVADFPAFIVVDDKGNDFFAEFKGG, encoded by the coding sequence ATGACCCGCTTCGTGCATCACGAGACGTTTCCCTTGGGGGAGGACGCGACTCCCTACCGGCTGGTCACCTCCGATTTCGTGGGCACCGGCCACTTCGAGGGCAGCCGCATCCTCAAGGTCGATCCGGCGGCGCTCACCCGGCTGGCGGCCGAGGCCATGCGCGATTCCGCCCATCTGCTCAGGCCCGGCCATCTGGCGCAGTTGCGGGCCATCCTGGATGATGGCGAGGCCTCGCCCAACGACAGGTTCGTCGCCCTCGATCTGCTCAAGAACGCCTGCATCTCGGCCGGCGGCGTGCTGCCCATGTGCCAGGACACCGGCACCGCCATCGTGATGGCGAAGAAGGGCCAGGCGGTCTGGACCGGCGGCGACGACGAGGCGGCCTTGGCCGAAGGCGTGCTGAAAACCTATGCGGAAAGTAATCTGCGCTATTCCCAGGTGGCGCCCCTCGACATGTTCAAGGAAGTCAACACCGGCACCAACCTGCCGGCCCAGGTCGACATCTACGCCACCGACGGCGACGAATATCATTTCCTGTTCATGGCCAAGGGCGGCGGCTCGGCCAACAAGACCTTCCTGTTCCAGCAGACCAAGGCCTTGCTGAACCCGGATTCGTTGGTCAAGTTCCTGGACGCCAATCTGCGCAGCATCGGCACGGCGGCCTGTCCGCCCTACCATCTGGCGATTGTCATTGGCGGCACGTCGGCGGAAGCCAACCTGAAGACGGTCAAGCTGGCCTCCGCCCGCTTCCTCGACCCCCTGCCCACCCGCGGCAACGAATACGGCCAGGCCTTCCGCGACCTGGAATGGGAGGCACGCATCCTGGAAATGAGCCGGCGTCTGGGCATCGGCGCCCAGTTCGGCGGCAAGTATTTCTGCCACGACGTCCGCGTCATCCGCCTGGCGCGCCACGGCGCTTCCTGCCCGGTGGGGATCGGGGTGTCCTGCGCCGCGGATCGCCAGGTGCTGGGCAAGATCACGGCGGACGGTGTGTTCCTGGAGCAGTTGGAGACCAATCCGGCCCGTTTCCTGCCGGAAGTCGAGGACCAGCACCTGTCCGATGGCGTGGTGCGCCTCGACCTCAACCGCCCCATGGCGGAAATCCGCAAGACCCTCTCCCAATACCCGATCAAGACCCGCCTGTCCCTGACCGGACCGATGATCGTGGCCCGCGACATCGCTCACGCCAAACTGAAGGAGCGCCTGGACCGCGGCGAAGGGCTGCCCCAGTACTTCAAGGACATGGCGGTCTACTACGCGGGGCCGGCCAAGACGCCGGAAGGTTATGTCTCCGGCTCCTTCGGGCCGACCACGGCCGGGCGCATGGACAGCTACGTCGACGAATTCCAGGCGGCCGGCGGCAGCTTCGTCATGGTCGCCAAGGGCAACCGCTCGCCGGCCGTGACGGAAGCCTGCAGGAAGCACGGCGGATTCTATCTGGGCTCCATCGGCGGTCCCGGCGCCCGGCTCGCCCAGGACTGCATCAAGAAGGTGGAATGCATCGAATATCCCGAACTGGGGATGGAGGCCATATGGCGCATCGATGTGGCGGATTTCCCGGCTTTCATCGTGGTCGACGACAAAGGAAACGACTTCTTCGCCGAGTTCAAGGGGGGTTGA
- a CDS encoding ClpXP protease specificity-enhancing factor SspB: MTDSGIHYDQWIEEALRGVVRRALSVAVLEGLPGKHHFYVTFDTTAPGVSIAPHLKARYPEEMTIVLQHQFENLEVDDEALTVVLYFGGKAERLYIPLAAMTGFADPSVNFGLQLRMSAPADDKDDKTPPASEDRPVPVDAEAEDGNNVVTLDAFRGGKKK; the protein is encoded by the coding sequence ATGACGGATTCGGGAATACACTACGATCAATGGATCGAAGAGGCGTTGCGCGGCGTCGTGCGGCGGGCCTTGTCCGTGGCGGTCCTCGAAGGGCTGCCGGGCAAGCACCATTTCTATGTCACCTTCGATACGACGGCGCCCGGCGTGTCGATCGCGCCCCACCTCAAGGCCCGCTATCCCGAGGAAATGACCATCGTGCTCCAGCACCAGTTCGAAAACCTCGAGGTCGACGACGAAGCCCTGACGGTGGTCCTCTATTTCGGCGGCAAGGCGGAACGGCTGTACATTCCGCTGGCGGCGATGACCGGCTTTGCCGACCCCTCGGTCAACTTCGGCCTGCAACTGCGCATGAGCGCTCCGGCCGACGATAAGGACGACAAGACACCTCCCGCCTCCGAGGACCGGCCCGTGCCGGTCGATGCGGAAGCGGAAGATGGCAACAATGTGGTGACCCTGGACGCCTTTCGCGGCGGCAAGAAGAAGTAG
- a CDS encoding glutamate synthase subunit beta codes for MGKATGFLEIARLNRSYEPTSDRIQHYREFMIPLPEPELNRQGARCMDCGIPFCHNGCPINNIIPDWNDLVFRNRWREAVEVLHSTNNFPEFTGRVCPAPCEAACTLNLQDEPVTIKTIECAIVDRGWQEGWIKPQIPRHRSGKVVAVVGSGPAGLACAQQLARAGHKVDVYEKASRIGGLLRYGIPDFKLDKRLIDRRMGQMQAEGVRFLPGVHVGSDIPGKQLLDDYDAVVLAGGAEAPRDLAVPGRGLKGIHFAMDFLTQQNRRVAGDRIPEDEAILATNKRVVVIGGGDTGSDCVGTSVRQGARWVTQLEIMPRPPEKEEKLVTWPNWPHKLATSTSHEEGCRREWAVATQAFEGENGHLVRLDCVRVEWTKGADGRMTMQDVAGSEFQIQADLVLLGMGFVHPVHEGMLKQLGVELDGRGNVKADTQAYQTSAKKVFVAGDMRRGQSLVVWAIREGRACARSVDQFLMKGKSDLPGYPE; via the coding sequence ATGGGAAAGGCGACCGGATTCCTGGAGATCGCGCGGCTCAATCGGAGCTATGAGCCGACCTCGGACCGCATCCAGCACTACCGCGAGTTCATGATCCCGCTGCCCGAGCCGGAGTTGAACCGGCAGGGGGCGCGATGCATGGATTGCGGCATCCCGTTCTGTCATAACGGCTGTCCGATCAACAACATCATCCCGGACTGGAATGACTTGGTCTTCCGCAACCGCTGGCGGGAAGCGGTCGAGGTTCTCCATTCCACCAACAACTTCCCGGAATTCACCGGCCGCGTTTGCCCGGCGCCTTGCGAGGCGGCCTGCACGCTGAACCTCCAGGACGAGCCGGTGACCATCAAGACCATCGAATGCGCCATCGTGGATCGCGGTTGGCAGGAAGGCTGGATCAAGCCCCAGATTCCCCGCCACCGCTCCGGCAAGGTGGTCGCCGTGGTGGGTTCCGGCCCGGCCGGCTTGGCCTGTGCCCAACAACTGGCGCGGGCCGGCCACAAGGTGGACGTCTACGAGAAGGCGTCGCGTATCGGCGGTCTGCTGCGCTACGGCATTCCCGATTTCAAACTCGACAAGCGCCTGATCGACCGCCGCATGGGCCAGATGCAGGCCGAGGGCGTCCGCTTCCTGCCCGGTGTCCACGTGGGTTCCGACATTCCCGGCAAGCAGTTGCTGGACGATTACGATGCGGTGGTGCTGGCCGGCGGCGCGGAAGCCCCACGCGACCTGGCGGTGCCCGGCCGCGGGCTGAAGGGCATCCATTTCGCCATGGATTTCCTCACCCAGCAGAATCGCCGCGTGGCCGGGGACCGCATCCCGGAAGACGAAGCCATCCTCGCCACCAACAAGCGCGTGGTGGTGATCGGCGGCGGCGATACAGGGTCGGATTGCGTCGGCACCTCGGTGCGCCAGGGCGCTCGTTGGGTCACCCAACTGGAAATCATGCCCCGTCCGCCGGAGAAGGAGGAAAAGCTCGTCACTTGGCCCAACTGGCCCCACAAGCTCGCCACCTCCACCTCCCACGAGGAAGGCTGCCGCCGCGAATGGGCGGTCGCCACCCAGGCCTTCGAGGGAGAGAACGGCCATCTGGTGCGCCTGGACTGCGTGCGCGTCGAATGGACCAAGGGCGCCGACGGCCGCATGACCATGCAGGACGTGGCCGGTTCCGAATTCCAGATCCAGGCCGACTTGGTGCTGCTGGGCATGGGCTTCGTCCATCCGGTGCACGAGGGCATGCTGAAGCAGCTGGGTGTCGAACTGGACGGGCGCGGCAACGTCAAGGCCGACACCCAGGCCTACCAGACATCGGCCAAGAAGGTCTTCGTCGCCGGCGACATGCGTCGTGGCCAGTCCCTGGTGGTCTGGGCGATCCGCGAGGGCCGCGCCTGCGCCCGCTCGGTGGACCAGTTCCTGATGAAGGGCAAGTCGGACCTGCCGGGCTATCCGGAATAG
- a CDS encoding DUF1476 domain-containing protein, which produces MTEDMLQEKEKSEEAHFKLGEELRFKATARRNRMIGLWAARLIGLGPSESEAYAKEVVIADLDEPGDADVVRRLMADLTAKGIDVTEEAVAEEMKRLFAAALAELAKDYPMPLAPDHERVGD; this is translated from the coding sequence ATGACCGAGGACATGCTCCAGGAGAAGGAAAAGTCCGAGGAAGCCCACTTCAAGTTGGGCGAGGAACTGCGTTTCAAGGCGACCGCCCGACGCAACCGGATGATCGGCCTGTGGGCCGCCCGGCTGATCGGCCTGGGTCCCTCGGAAAGCGAGGCCTACGCCAAGGAAGTGGTGATCGCCGACCTGGACGAACCGGGCGATGCCGACGTGGTCCGGCGACTGATGGCCGACCTGACGGCCAAGGGGATCGATGTCACGGAAGAGGCCGTCGCCGAAGAAATGAAGCGGCTTTTCGCGGCCGCCCTGGCCGAACTGGCCAAGGACTATCCCATGCCCCTGGCCCCCGACCACGAGCGGGTTGGCGACTGA